The following are from one region of the Mesorhizobium sp. B4-1-4 genome:
- a CDS encoding HIT family protein: MAETAYDTDNIFAKILRGEIPSYRVYEDDAVMVFMDVMPQGPGHTLVVPKAPSRNILDADPATFGPLFAVVQKVAVAVKKAFNADGVTLMQFNEPASGQTVYHLHVHVVPRFEGVPLKPHSGQIEKPEVLAENAGKIRAALAS; the protein is encoded by the coding sequence ATGGCTGAAACCGCCTATGACACCGACAACATCTTCGCAAAGATCCTGCGTGGCGAAATTCCCTCGTATCGCGTTTACGAAGACGATGCGGTCATGGTCTTCATGGATGTGATGCCGCAAGGACCGGGGCATACGCTGGTGGTGCCAAAGGCACCGTCGCGCAACATCCTCGACGCCGACCCGGCGACCTTCGGCCCATTGTTTGCCGTCGTGCAGAAAGTGGCGGTGGCCGTGAAAAAGGCCTTCAACGCCGACGGCGTCACCCTCATGCAGTTCAACGAGCCGGCCTCCGGACAAACCGTCTACCACCTGCATGTCCATGTGGTTCCGCGCTTCGAGGGCGTGCCGCTCAAACCGCATTCCGGACAGATCGAGAAGCCGGAAGTGCTGGCCGAGAATGCCGGCAAGATCCGTGCCGCACTCGCAAGCTGA
- the clpS gene encoding ATP-dependent Clp protease adapter ClpS translates to MQNGGGDGNEAGRGTAVITRTKTKTKKPSLYRVLILNDDYTPMEFVVHVLERFFQKDREAATRIMLHVHNHGVGECGVYTFEVAETKVSQVMDFARQNQHPLQCVMEKK, encoded by the coding sequence ATGCAAAACGGCGGCGGTGACGGCAATGAGGCCGGCCGCGGGACGGCGGTCATCACGCGCACCAAAACCAAGACCAAGAAGCCCAGCCTCTACCGGGTCCTCATCCTCAACGATGACTACACTCCGATGGAGTTCGTGGTTCACGTGCTGGAGCGTTTTTTCCAGAAGGACCGCGAAGCCGCCACACGCATCATGCTTCATGTTCACAATCATGGAGTGGGCGAGTGCGGGGTCTATACATTCGAGGTGGCCGAGACCAAAGTGTCTCAGGTCATGGATTTCGCCCGACAGAATCAGCATCCGCTGCAATGCGTGATGGAGAAGAAGTGA
- a CDS encoding GNAT family N-acetyltransferase — translation MDQGDDGDGQTANAEFSIRIAAGIGAFTCDEWDGFVGTSRNNAESGYNPLVSFAFLSALEDSGCAVRRTGWQGHHLRLENAQGRLLGAVPCYLKSHSQGEYVFDHGWSDAFERAGGRYYPKLQCAVPFTPVTGPRLLVSKGEDQDAVKAGLAAGLKMVTDKLGVSSAHVTFAQENDVATLEAAGFLHRTDQQFHFFNEGFSTYDDFLATLASRKRKAMKKERREALADGISIDWLTGKDLTEKAWDDFFTFYMDTGSRKWGRPYLNRQFFSLIGERMADDILLVMARRNGRYIAGAINFIGSDALYGRNWGCIEDHPFLHFEVCYHQAIDFAIERKLKVVEAGAQGEHKLARGYRPVTMHSAHYISHPGLRNAVADYLRRERREVERMGEYLEEHTPFRKDLEE, via the coding sequence ATGGATCAGGGCGATGACGGCGACGGGCAAACAGCGAACGCGGAGTTTTCAATCCGCATCGCCGCTGGTATCGGTGCCTTCACTTGCGATGAATGGGATGGCTTTGTCGGCACGTCGCGCAATAATGCAGAAAGCGGCTACAATCCCCTCGTTTCATTTGCTTTTTTGAGCGCGCTTGAGGATTCCGGTTGCGCTGTCAGGCGCACCGGCTGGCAAGGACATCACCTGCGGCTCGAAAATGCACAAGGCAGGCTGCTGGGCGCAGTCCCCTGCTATTTGAAATCGCACAGCCAGGGCGAATATGTGTTCGACCACGGCTGGTCGGATGCCTTCGAGCGGGCCGGCGGCCGCTATTACCCGAAACTGCAGTGCGCCGTGCCATTCACGCCCGTCACCGGCCCTCGCCTGCTGGTCAGCAAGGGCGAGGATCAGGATGCGGTGAAGGCTGGTCTTGCGGCCGGTCTCAAAATGGTGACCGACAAGCTCGGCGTGTCCTCGGCGCATGTCACCTTCGCGCAGGAGAACGACGTCGCGACGCTCGAGGCCGCGGGCTTCCTGCATCGCACCGACCAGCAGTTCCACTTCTTCAACGAAGGCTTTTCGACATATGACGACTTCCTCGCCACGCTGGCTTCGCGCAAGCGCAAGGCAATGAAGAAGGAACGGCGCGAGGCGCTTGCCGACGGTATCTCAATCGACTGGCTGACCGGCAAGGATCTGACCGAAAAGGCCTGGGACGACTTCTTTACCTTCTACATGGACACCGGCAGCCGCAAATGGGGCCGCCCCTATCTGAACCGCCAGTTCTTTTCGCTGATCGGCGAACGCATGGCGGACGACATCCTGCTGGTGATGGCCAGGCGCAACGGGCGCTACATTGCCGGAGCCATCAATTTCATCGGCTCCGACGCGCTCTACGGCCGCAACTGGGGCTGCATCGAGGATCACCCTTTCCTGCATTTCGAAGTCTGTTACCACCAGGCCATCGACTTCGCCATCGAACGCAAGCTGAAGGTGGTCGAGGCGGGCGCGCAAGGGGAGCACAAGCTGGCACGCGGCTACCGGCCGGTGACCATGCATTCGGCCCATTACATTTCGCACCCTGGCTTACGCAACGCGGTCGCCGACTACCTCAGGCGCGAAAGGCGCGAGGTGGAGCGGATGGGCGAATATCTGGAAGAGCATACCCCATTCCGCAAGGATCTCGAGGAATAG
- a CDS encoding phasin family protein, which yields MTQTYEDFSKYGKEFADTGLKSFASLSKGAQAIATEAGEYTKKSFEAGSAAFEKLFSAKSLDKAIEIQSDYAKQSYEAFVAEATKIGDLYAELAKEAYKPFESIVAKAK from the coding sequence ATGACCCAGACCTACGAAGATTTCAGCAAATACGGCAAAGAGTTTGCCGACACCGGATTGAAGAGCTTCGCTTCGCTGTCGAAGGGCGCTCAGGCGATCGCCACCGAGGCCGGTGAATACACCAAGAAGAGCTTCGAAGCCGGCAGCGCCGCCTTCGAGAAGCTGTTCTCGGCCAAGTCGCTGGACAAGGCGATCGAGATCCAGTCCGACTACGCCAAGCAGTCCTACGAGGCATTCGTTGCCGAGGCCACCAAGATTGGCGACCTCTATGCCGAACTCGCCAAGGAAGCCTACAAGCCGTTCGAATCGATCGTTGCCAAGGCGAAGTAA
- the clpA gene encoding ATP-dependent Clp protease ATP-binding subunit ClpA produces the protein MPAFSQGLEKALHQALTLANERHHEYATLEHLLLALIDDTEAAAVMRACNVDLDELKHTVLTYIDTELDNLVTGYDEDSKPTAGFQRVIQRAVIHVQSSGREEVSGANVLVAIFAERESHAAYFLQEQQMTRYDAVNYISHGIAKRPGASETRSPRGADDEQGGQNGAEPQEEGGKKKQQQDALTAYCVNLNNKAKAGKIDPLIGRESEINRTIQVLCRRSKNNPLYVGDPGVGKTAIAEGLAKRIVEGDVPEVLHNATIFALDMGTLLAGTRYRGDFEERLKQVVKELEDYPGAVLFIDEIHTVIGAGATSGGAMDASNLLKPALSSGAIRCIGSTTYKEFRQFFEKDRALVRRFQKIDVNEPTVEDAIEIMKGLKPYFEEFHKVRYTSEAIKASVELSARYINDRKLPDKAIDVIDETGASQMLVPEAKRKKTIGIKEIEATIATMARIPPKTVSADDEKVLQGLDIELKRVVYGQDTAITALTSAIKLARAGLREPEKPIGSYLFSGPTGVGKTEVAKQLAASLGVELIRFDMSEYMERHTVSRLIGAPPGYVGFDQGGLLTDGVDQHPHCVLLLDEVEKAHPDLFNILLQVMDHGKLTDHNGKQIDFRNVILIMTTNAGASDAQRAAIGFGSTKREGDDVEAINRLFTPEFRNRLDAIIPFGSLPVPVIHQVVQKFVMQLEAQLSERGVTFDLSPDAIAWLADKGYDERMGARPLGRVIQEHIKKPLADEVLFGKLKKGGTVRVTVEKKETGETGLKLESLADEAPVKPKKEEPEDAPKPRKAVAKKPAAKKVVAQKPEPKGKDGGKRSLVPQLPRKG, from the coding sequence ATGCCGGCTTTCTCCCAAGGCCTGGAAAAGGCGCTTCACCAGGCGCTGACGCTCGCCAATGAGCGGCACCATGAATATGCAACCCTTGAACATCTGCTGCTCGCGTTGATCGACGACACGGAGGCCGCCGCCGTCATGCGCGCCTGCAACGTCGATCTCGACGAGCTGAAGCATACCGTTCTCACCTATATCGACACCGAGCTCGACAACCTCGTCACCGGTTACGACGAGGATTCCAAGCCGACGGCCGGCTTCCAGCGTGTCATCCAGCGCGCTGTGATCCATGTGCAGTCGTCGGGCCGCGAGGAGGTGTCGGGCGCCAACGTGCTCGTCGCCATCTTCGCCGAGCGCGAGAGCCATGCCGCCTATTTCCTGCAGGAACAGCAGATGACCCGCTACGACGCGGTCAACTATATCTCGCACGGCATCGCCAAGCGTCCGGGCGCATCGGAGACGCGCTCGCCGCGTGGCGCCGATGACGAGCAGGGCGGCCAGAATGGCGCCGAGCCGCAGGAGGAAGGCGGCAAGAAGAAACAGCAGCAGGATGCGCTGACGGCTTATTGCGTCAATCTCAACAACAAGGCCAAGGCCGGCAAGATCGATCCGCTGATCGGGCGCGAGTCGGAGATCAACCGCACCATCCAGGTGCTGTGCCGCCGCTCGAAGAACAACCCGCTCTACGTCGGCGATCCCGGCGTCGGCAAGACGGCGATCGCCGAGGGGCTGGCCAAGCGCATCGTCGAGGGCGACGTCCCCGAAGTGCTGCACAACGCCACCATCTTCGCGCTCGACATGGGCACGCTGCTGGCCGGCACGCGCTATCGCGGCGATTTCGAGGAACGGCTGAAGCAGGTCGTCAAGGAACTCGAGGATTATCCGGGCGCGGTGCTGTTCATCGACGAAATCCACACCGTGATCGGTGCGGGCGCAACGTCGGGCGGCGCCATGGACGCTTCGAACCTGTTGAAGCCGGCCCTGTCGTCGGGTGCGATCCGTTGCATCGGCTCGACCACCTACAAGGAGTTCCGCCAGTTCTTCGAGAAGGACCGCGCTTTGGTGCGGCGCTTCCAGAAGATCGACGTCAACGAGCCGACCGTCGAGGACGCCATCGAGATCATGAAGGGCCTCAAGCCCTATTTCGAGGAATTCCATAAGGTTCGCTACACCAGCGAAGCAATCAAGGCCTCGGTGGAACTGTCGGCGCGCTACATCAACGACCGCAAGCTGCCGGACAAGGCGATCGACGTGATCGACGAGACCGGGGCCTCGCAGATGCTGGTGCCGGAAGCCAAGCGCAAGAAGACCATCGGCATCAAGGAGATCGAAGCCACCATCGCGACCATGGCGCGCATCCCGCCGAAAACGGTTTCGGCCGACGACGAGAAGGTGCTGCAGGGCCTCGATATCGAGCTGAAGCGCGTCGTCTACGGCCAGGATACCGCTATCACCGCGCTCACCTCGGCGATCAAGCTGGCGCGGGCCGGCCTGCGGGAACCGGAAAAGCCCATCGGCTCCTACCTGTTCTCGGGCCCGACCGGCGTCGGCAAGACCGAGGTCGCCAAGCAGTTGGCTGCTTCGCTTGGCGTGGAGCTGATCCGCTTTGACATGTCGGAATACATGGAACGCCACACCGTTTCCCGGCTGATCGGCGCGCCTCCCGGCTATGTCGGCTTCGACCAGGGCGGTCTGTTGACCGATGGTGTCGACCAGCATCCGCATTGCGTGCTGCTGCTGGACGAAGTGGAAAAGGCACATCCGGACCTGTTCAACATCCTGTTGCAGGTCATGGACCACGGCAAGCTGACGGACCACAACGGCAAGCAGATCGACTTCCGCAACGTGATCCTGATCATGACTACCAATGCGGGTGCGTCGGATGCGCAGCGCGCGGCGATCGGCTTCGGTTCGACCAAGCGCGAAGGCGACGATGTCGAGGCGATCAACCGGTTGTTCACGCCGGAGTTCCGCAACCGCCTCGATGCGATCATCCCGTTCGGCTCGCTGCCGGTGCCGGTCATCCATCAGGTGGTGCAGAAGTTCGTCATGCAGCTCGAAGCCCAGCTCTCCGAGCGTGGCGTCACCTTCGACCTGTCGCCGGATGCGATCGCCTGGCTCGCCGACAAGGGCTATGACGAGCGCATGGGGGCACGGCCGCTCGGCCGCGTGATCCAGGAGCACATCAAGAAGCCGTTGGCCGACGAGGTGCTGTTCGGCAAGCTGAAGAAGGGCGGCACGGTGCGTGTCACCGTCGAGAAGAAGGAAACCGGCGAGACCGGCCTGAAGCTCGAATCGCTGGCCGACGAAGCGCCGGTGAAGCCTAAGAAGGAAGAGCCGGAAGACGCGCCGAAGCCGCGCAAGGCGGTGGCCAAGAAGCCTGCCGCAAAAAAGGTAGTGGCGCAGAAGCCGGAGCCCAAGGGCAAGGATGGCGGCAAGCGCAGCCTGGTACCGCAACTGCCCCGCAAGGGCTGA